TCGTGCTCGCAACCGTCCTGAATATCGGCTGGCTTGTGCTTGCGCTTAAAGGCTACAAAGCAAAAGATGACCACAAATGGGCTACGATGATGTTTGTATACTCATTGAATTACCTGACAATTATGTTTACAGGTATGGTTATTCTTACATTTATTTAGGGAATTCTTTCTTTAGAGAAATCCATATAAACAGTCTCCATCAACAAGAATATTCGAATGAAAGAGGGGTTTAAAAAAGCTATGAAAAATGGGCTTAAGAAATGGCGTTTTCTGCCGCTCGTAGCGGCAATGGCGTTTATTCTTTCCGGCTGTGGAGAGCCGTTTCTGTCAACGCTTCAGCCTGCGGGTGAAGTAGCACAGAAGCAATTTAACCTGATGATTCTGAGTGTAGTAATCATGGTTCTGGTAATCATCGTTGTAGCAATTGTATATGTTATCGCTGTTACTAAGTTCCGCCGCTCGAAGCTGGGTGAAGACTTTATTCCAAAACAGGTGGAAGGAAGTCACAGACTGGAAGTTATCTGGACTGTTATTCCAATTATTCTTCTTCTTATCCTTGCAGTACCTACTGTTGCACTGACTTTTGAACTTGGTGACACATCAGGAATGGAAGTAGAAGATGAAGATGGAAACAGAGAAGCACTTGTGGTTGATGTGCGTGCAAATCTTTACTGGTGGGAATTCTCATATCCTGATCAGGGAATTGTAACAGCACAGGATCTTGTTGTACCAACAGATCAAAATGTTTACTTTAATGTAATCGCTTCTGACGTTAAGCACTCATTCTGGATCCCGGCAGTCGGAGGAAAGATTGATACAAACGTTGATAATATGAACACATTCTACCTGAATTTTGACGGGGAAAAAGCTGCAGAAGCGAATAACCTGTTCTATGGTAAATGTGCTGAGCTTTGCGGACCGTCACATGCTTTAATGGACTTCAAAGTACAGACAATGTCTCAGGAAGACTTTGACGGCTGGGTTGCATCAATGCAGGAAGCTGGAGAAGCTGAGGGAGACCCTGAGTTTGAAAACGAAACAATCGCAAGAGGTTACGA
This region of Jeotgalibacillus malaysiensis genomic DNA includes:
- a CDS encoding cytochrome B; translated protein: MKNGLKKWRFLPLVAAMAFILSGCGEPFLSTLQPAGEVAQKQFNLMILSVVIMVLVIIVVAIVYVIAVTKFRRSKLGEDFIPKQVEGSHRLEVIWTVIPIILLLILAVPTVALTFELGDTSGMEVEDEDGNREALVVDVRANLYWWEFSYPDQGIVTAQDLVVPTDQNVYFNVIASDVKHSFWIPAVGGKIDTNVDNMNTFYLNFDGEKAAEANNLFYGKCAELCGPSHALMDFKVQTMSQEDFDGWVASMQEAGEAEGDPEFENETIARGYEVFSDNQNGCIGCHAINPTQQIGTSQGPNLTTFGERSYTAGILDNEDSEEVQAENIKNWIRNADALKPGNTMGAYNEDDISDEDLDALTEFLMSLKVYSE